The following are encoded together in the Deltaproteobacteria bacterium RIFCSPHIGHO2_02_FULL_44_16 genome:
- a CDS encoding 50S ribosomal protein L28: MSRLCHVCQKGPLFGHIVSHANNKTRKVSVPNLQRVRIQLKTGEVRRTIVCTRCLRSGLVTKAA; encoded by the coding sequence ATGTCTCGTTTATGTCATGTGTGTCAGAAAGGTCCACTCTTTGGACACATTGTTTCACACGCCAATAACAAAACTCGTAAAGTTTCTGTTCCTAATTTGCAACGTGTCCGCATTCAACTCAAAACAGGTGAGGTACGACGCACCATTGTTTGTACACGTTGTCTTCGTTCTGGCTTAGTTACGAAGGCTGCTTAA